The sequence AGTGATGCCGCAAGCTCTTGATGCGGCCCCAGATATGCCGAATCTCATTGTTCTTGTCGGTTTTCCCCGTGCGGGAACTACGCTATTGGCTCGTCTTCTGGCTGAGCGGTTTGGTATACCGGTTTCAGAAGAATATCCCTACCTTGAGCAGTTGATCAATCGCTGGGGTCAACCCGGTCGCCAGTTTCCGGATCCTGAGACATTGGCCCATAAAAATGTTCGATTACGGGGCAAGGCCATAGAGTCCTACTGGCAGGCACAGCGAGAAACGTTGAAAAATGATTTCGCTGCAGGTGATTATTTAATAGACAAAAATCCATCACAGGCGGGTTTACTACCGTGGTTGGTCGGGCTGATTCCAGGGTTACAGGTGATCTGGTGTGAACGCGATCCAAGGGATCTCTGGCTCAGTTCAGTGACTTTGGATGTGCCCGTAAATCCTGTGAGCTGTTGGTGGCAGGATCCTACTCATTTTGCTTCTTGGGTTAGAAGCCAACATGCTCTTTCCGAGAAGTTGCAAGAACATCTCGAACCCAGTCGCTTCCAACGTGTTGATTATGCGGAACTCGTTGATGCTCCTGTGCGCGTACTGGAGAGGTTGGAAAGCACGATGAAATTACCCCGAAGTGATAAAACGATAAAACTCGAATCGCCACGCTCTCCTAGTTATGCTGAAGCGGTTGAGCCTCCTCACAAGCGTGCATTCGGTCGCTGGCCGAAACTTGTCTCTGACCTTGATCCTAGCTCGGTTGCTATCATGGAGGGAGTGGCTATTGATCTTGGGTTTACTGGTTGAGCTCGGAATGCTCGGGGGGTGAAGGTCGGGGCGGATTGAGGATTCGCCGATCTGTGCCAGCGATACTACGATTCCCAAGTGGCATATGAGGTTGGGGCATGTGGACATATAATGAGGACACAGAAACTTCTTGAAATTTTAAGGCCGAAGTGGAGACTCCCCCGCGTAATAATGAGCTTGTATTCAGACTATTTAAAAGAAATTGAGGATCGTAAAGGCCAGGGACTGCATCCTAAGCCTATCGACGGTGGAGAGCTTTTGAGTGAAATCATCAGCCAGGTCAAAGACGTGGACCATGCTCACCGCAAAGAGTCTCTCAACTTCCTTATCTACAATACCTTACCCGGCACCACAAGCGCTGCTGGAGTGAAGGCTGCGTTTTTAAAGGAAATCATCCTGGGAGAATCCGTGGTTGAAGAAATTGCGCCGGCATTTGCCTTTGAGCTGCTCTCACATATGAAAGGTGGGCCATCGATTGAGGTTCTCCTCGATTTGGCGCTTGGTGACGATGCTGCGATTGCCCAGCAGGCAGTGGAGGTGCTTAAAACCCAAGTGTTCCTCTATGATGCCGACACGGATCGACTCGAGGCCGCATTCAAAGCCGGCAGCCCGATTGCCAAAGAAATTTTCGAAAGCTACGCGAAGGCCGAATTCTTCACCAAGCTCCCTGAAATTCAGGAGGAGATCAAGGTGGTCACCTACATCGCAGGGGAAGGGGATATCTCAACGGACTTGCTTTCTCCCGGTGGGGAGGCTCACTCCCGTTCTGACCGTGAGCTTCACGGAAAGTGCCTGATTTCTTCTGAAGCACAGCAGGAAATATCCGCACTCCAGGCGAAACACCCGGAAGCCCGCGTGATGCTGATCGCGGAAAAGGGAACAATGGGTGTGGGGTCCTCCCGGATGTCCGGAATCAACAATGTGGCACTGTGGGCCGGCCATCAGGCGAGTCCATACGTGCCATTCGTTAATATCGCTCCGGTCGTCGCCGGAACCAATGGGATTTCTCCTATTTTCCTTACGACCGTCAGTGTGACCGGCGGTATCGGTATTGACCTGAAAAACTGGGTGAAAAAGAAGGATGCAGAGGGCAAGGTGGTGCTGGATGCTGACGGCGAGCCCGTGCTTGAAGAAGCCTACTCGGTGGCAACCGGAACGGTCCTGACCATCAACACGCAGAAGAAAAAACTCTATAATGGTGAGCAGGAGCTGGTGGACGTGTCCTCCGCATTCACACCGCAGAAGGTCGAATTCATGAAGGCCGGTGGCTCTTATGCCATCGTCTTCGGTAAAAAAC comes from Oceaniferula marina and encodes:
- a CDS encoding tetratricopeptide repeat-containing sulfotransferase family protein — translated: MVKPSQVLQRQIEKAVLLAQQGRFDIAIPRYVKLIKRLPDDPELRLQLANALGLSGRRAEAHHQHEVLRAALGAKPELEVRIGRDLFQWQDYEGALNVWDRLYSVESNWMSEAFYHRIRTSERLGRISEARMALEEAQMAKVVGSGWGWDWLAGRLAEREGKLDEAESYYRSGLDKAGENEKAGCRCSLARLALRKCDGASLSAEIKSLQTLRGAEAAEIRKLFPLSNDPAVMPQALDAAPDMPNLIVLVGFPRAGTTLLARLLAERFGIPVSEEYPYLEQLINRWGQPGRQFPDPETLAHKNVRLRGKAIESYWQAQRETLKNDFAAGDYLIDKNPSQAGLLPWLVGLIPGLQVIWCERDPRDLWLSSVTLDVPVNPVSCWWQDPTHFASWVRSQHALSEKLQEHLEPSRFQRVDYAELVDAPVRVLERLESTMKLPRSDKTIKLESPRSPSYAEAVEPPHKRAFGRWPKLVSDLDPSSVAIMEGVAIDLGFTG